Proteins from a single region of Catenulispora acidiphila DSM 44928:
- the pyrH gene encoding UMP kinase, with translation MKETNKETDTAAVPSRTEKNRRVLLKLSGEVFGGGQIGVDPEVVKSIAKEIADVVSEGGVEVAVVVGGGNFFRGAELSQHGMERSRADYMGMLGTVMNCLALQDFLEKLGIPTRVQSAITMSQVAEPYIPRRAIRHLEKGRVVIFGAGAGMPYFSTDTTAAQRALEIHAESILMAKQGTDGVYDSDPNKNPDAVKYDTLSYDEFLARNLKIADATSVSLCRDNGMPIVVFGLQPGNIARAIRGEKLGTVIGPAH, from the coding sequence GTGAAGGAAACCAATAAGGAAACCGACACGGCGGCGGTTCCTTCGCGTACCGAGAAGAACCGCAGAGTCCTGCTCAAGCTCTCCGGCGAGGTGTTCGGCGGCGGCCAGATCGGCGTGGACCCGGAAGTCGTCAAGAGCATCGCCAAGGAGATCGCGGACGTCGTCTCCGAGGGCGGGGTCGAGGTCGCGGTCGTGGTCGGCGGCGGCAACTTTTTCCGCGGCGCCGAGCTGTCGCAGCACGGCATGGAGCGCTCCCGCGCGGACTACATGGGCATGCTGGGCACCGTCATGAACTGCCTGGCGCTTCAGGACTTCCTGGAGAAGCTCGGCATCCCCACGCGGGTGCAGAGCGCGATCACCATGAGCCAGGTCGCCGAGCCCTACATCCCGCGCCGGGCGATCCGGCACCTGGAGAAGGGCCGCGTCGTGATCTTCGGCGCCGGCGCCGGCATGCCGTACTTCTCCACCGACACCACCGCCGCGCAGCGCGCGCTGGAGATCCACGCCGAGTCGATCCTGATGGCCAAGCAGGGCACCGACGGCGTCTACGACTCCGACCCGAACAAGAACCCGGACGCGGTCAAGTACGACACGCTGTCCTACGACGAGTTCCTGGCGCGCAACCTGAAGATCGCGGACGCCACCTCGGTGTCCCTGTGCCGGGACAACGGTATGCCGATCGTGGTGTTCGGCCTGCAGCCGGGCAACATCGCGCGGGCCATCCGCGGGGAGAAGCTCGGGACCGTCATCGGCCCGGCGCACTAG
- the rpsB gene encoding 30S ribosomal protein S2, producing the protein MAVVTMRQLLESGVHFGHQTRRWNPKMKRFILTERNSIYIIDLQQSLSYIDRAYEFVKQTVAHGGTVMFIGTKKQAQEAIAEQATRVGMPYVNHRWLGGMLTNFSTVYKRIQRLRELEEVDFDDVASSGMTKKELLVMRREKEKLERTLGGIRDMSRVPSAVWIVDTKKEHIAVGEARKLRIPVVAILDTNCDPDEVDYKIPGNDDAIRSVALLTRVVADAVADGLMSRAGSKSGEGEQAGAVAVDEPLADWERDLLAVDDAKAAEASTAPAAAAETPAAETAAAETPADETPAAAATEAPAADEAPAAPAAAAQEAPVAAEAAAEVPAETPAETPAPAEDAQA; encoded by the coding sequence ATGGCCGTCGTCACGATGCGCCAGCTCTTGGAGAGCGGCGTGCACTTCGGGCATCAGACCCGGCGCTGGAACCCGAAGATGAAGCGATTCATCCTCACCGAGCGCAACAGCATCTACATCATCGACCTGCAGCAGTCGCTGTCGTACATCGACCGCGCCTACGAGTTCGTGAAGCAGACCGTCGCCCACGGCGGCACGGTGATGTTCATCGGCACCAAGAAGCAGGCCCAGGAAGCCATCGCCGAGCAGGCGACGCGCGTGGGCATGCCGTACGTGAACCACCGCTGGCTGGGCGGCATGCTGACCAACTTCAGCACCGTCTACAAGCGGATCCAGCGCCTGCGGGAGCTGGAGGAGGTCGACTTCGACGACGTCGCGTCCTCCGGGATGACCAAGAAGGAACTGCTGGTCATGCGCCGCGAGAAGGAGAAGCTGGAGCGCACCCTCGGCGGCATCCGGGACATGTCCCGCGTTCCGTCCGCGGTGTGGATCGTGGACACCAAGAAGGAGCACATCGCGGTCGGCGAGGCGCGCAAGCTGCGCATCCCGGTCGTGGCGATCCTGGACACGAACTGTGACCCGGACGAGGTCGACTACAAGATCCCGGGCAACGACGACGCGATCCGCTCCGTCGCTCTGCTGACCCGCGTGGTCGCCGACGCCGTCGCCGACGGTCTGATGTCCCGTGCCGGCAGCAAGTCCGGCGAGGGCGAGCAGGCCGGCGCCGTGGCCGTCGACGAGCCGCTGGCCGACTGGGAGCGCGACCTGCTGGCCGTGGACGACGCCAAGGCCGCCGAGGCCTCCACGGCTCCGGCCGCGGCTGCCGAGACCCCGGCTGCTGAGACCGCGGCTGCCGAGACCCCGGCCGACGAGACCCCGGCCGCCGCCGCGACCGAGGCTCCGGCCGCCGACGAGGCGCCCGCTGCTCCGGCCGCCGCTGCGCAGGAGGCTCCGGTCGCGGCCGAGGCCGCCGCCGAGGTCCCCGCGGAGACCCCGGCCGAGACCCCGGCTCCGGCCGAGGACGCGCAGGCCTGA
- the tsf gene encoding translation elongation factor Ts → MANYTAADVKKLRELTAAGMMDCKKALEETDGDLDKAVEFLRVKGLKGVTKREGRSASNGLVASAVDGVSGTLIELNCETDFVAKGEAFQTVAATVLAHVVNAKPADVDALLASEIEPGQTVQVFLDTANATLGEKIELRRFAQFHDGYVASYLHKTSPDIPAQIGVLVELDTENAEVAKDIAQHIAAFSPSYLTRDEVPADIVETEKRLAEETSREEGKPEAALPKIVEGRVNGFFKENVVLEQAFAKDPKKTVKKILDEAGVSLKRFARFRVGS, encoded by the coding sequence ATGGCGAACTACACCGCCGCCGACGTCAAGAAGCTCCGCGAGCTGACGGCCGCCGGCATGATGGACTGCAAGAAGGCGCTGGAGGAGACCGACGGAGACCTGGACAAGGCCGTCGAGTTCCTGCGCGTCAAGGGGCTCAAGGGCGTCACCAAGCGGGAGGGCCGCTCGGCCTCCAACGGCCTGGTCGCCTCTGCCGTCGACGGCGTGTCCGGCACCCTGATCGAGCTGAACTGCGAGACCGACTTCGTCGCCAAGGGCGAGGCGTTCCAGACCGTGGCCGCCACCGTGCTCGCGCACGTCGTGAACGCCAAGCCGGCCGACGTCGACGCGCTGCTGGCCTCGGAGATCGAGCCGGGCCAGACCGTGCAGGTCTTCCTGGACACCGCGAACGCCACGCTGGGGGAGAAGATCGAGCTGCGCCGCTTCGCGCAGTTCCACGACGGCTACGTCGCCTCCTACCTGCACAAGACCTCCCCGGACATCCCGGCCCAGATCGGCGTCCTGGTCGAGCTGGACACCGAGAACGCCGAGGTCGCCAAGGACATCGCGCAGCACATCGCCGCGTTCTCCCCGTCCTACCTGACGCGCGATGAGGTCCCGGCCGACATCGTGGAGACCGAGAAGCGCCTGGCCGAGGAGACCTCCCGCGAGGAGGGCAAGCCGGAGGCCGCGCTGCCGAAGATCGTCGAAGGCCGCGTCAACGGCTTCTTCAAGGAGAACGTCGTCCTGGAGCAGGCGTTCGCCAAGGACCCGAAGAAGACGGTCAAGAAGATCCTGGACGAGGCCGGCGTGTCGCTGAAGCGTTTCGCCCGGTTCCGCGTCGGTAGCTGA
- the frr gene encoding ribosome recycling factor, with the protein MIDETLLEAEEKMDKAVEVAKEDLSGVRTGRANPAMFSKLTADYYGSPTPLSQMASFQVQDARMVVIAPYDKTALGAIERSIRDSDLGVNPSSDGVVIRVVFPQLTEERRKEYIKVAKTKGEDAKISVRNIRRHSKESLDKLAKDGDAGEDDVRRAEKHLDELTQKHTAQIDEMLKHKEAELLEV; encoded by the coding sequence GTGATCGATGAGACCCTCCTCGAAGCCGAGGAGAAGATGGACAAGGCCGTCGAGGTCGCCAAGGAGGATCTGTCGGGGGTCCGCACCGGCCGCGCCAACCCGGCGATGTTCAGCAAGCTGACCGCCGACTATTACGGCTCGCCCACGCCGCTGAGCCAGATGGCCTCCTTCCAGGTCCAGGACGCGCGCATGGTGGTCATCGCGCCGTACGACAAGACGGCGCTGGGCGCGATCGAGCGCTCGATCCGGGACAGCGACCTGGGCGTGAACCCCTCCTCGGACGGTGTGGTGATCCGGGTGGTGTTCCCGCAGCTGACCGAGGAGCGCCGCAAGGAGTACATCAAGGTCGCCAAGACCAAGGGCGAGGACGCCAAGATCTCGGTCCGCAACATCCGCCGGCACTCCAAGGAGAGCCTGGACAAGCTGGCCAAGGACGGCGACGCCGGCGAGGACGACGTGCGCCGCGCCGAGAAGCACCTGGACGAGCTGACGCAGAAGCACACCGCGCAGATCGACGAGATGCTCAAGCACAAGGAAGCGGAGCTGCTGGAGGTCTGA
- a CDS encoding M23 family metallopeptidase, with the protein MIVHGFQPPAKRWQTGHRGVDLLGGPGQEVLAAGEGTVSYAGILFGRPVVAIDHTAPGRDTLRTTYEPVDPAVKVGDKVRTGQLIGHLVDSPSNHCAPLTCLHWGLVRGFGHAERYLDPTALLNRGPVRLLPVWGVRWG; encoded by the coding sequence GTGATCGTCCACGGCTTCCAGCCTCCCGCGAAGCGGTGGCAGACCGGGCATCGCGGTGTCGACCTCCTCGGTGGTCCGGGGCAGGAGGTTCTGGCTGCCGGTGAGGGCACCGTCAGCTACGCCGGGATACTGTTCGGCCGTCCCGTCGTCGCCATCGACCACACCGCGCCGGGTCGGGACACGCTGCGTACCACCTACGAACCTGTCGATCCCGCCGTCAAGGTTGGCGACAAAGTTCGGACCGGTCAGCTCATCGGCCATCTCGTCGACTCGCCCTCTAACCACTGCGCGCCGCTGACCTGTCTGCACTGGGGTCTCGTGCGTGGCTTCGGGCATGCTGAGCGCTACCTTGACCCGACTGCGTTGCTGAACCGGGGACCTGTGCGGTTGTTGCCGGTGTGGGGAGTGCGGTGGGGGTGA
- the whiG gene encoding RNA polymerase sigma factor WhiG yields the protein MDKPAPDTALDILWDDFKRTGDLGLRERLILHYSPLVKYVAGRVRVGLPGALDSADFVSSGIFGLIDAIERFEPHRHVKFETYAIARIRGAIIDELRALDWIPRSLRQKAREIEQASVRLEQEFGRTPSESEIARELGIGLGELRQIFSKLSLVNVAALDELLALPTQSGDRIPLMETLEDGDAPDPVALFEVQETRALLARAVNSLPERDKTVVTLYYFEGMTLAQIGEVLGVSESRVCQIHTKAVLTLRGKLSAKE from the coding sequence ATCGACAAGCCCGCCCCCGACACCGCCCTCGACATCCTCTGGGACGACTTCAAGCGCACCGGCGACCTCGGACTCCGCGAGCGCCTGATCCTCCATTACTCCCCGCTGGTGAAGTACGTCGCCGGCCGCGTCCGCGTCGGGTTGCCGGGGGCGTTGGACTCCGCCGACTTCGTCTCGTCGGGGATCTTCGGGCTCATCGATGCCATTGAGCGCTTCGAGCCGCATCGGCATGTGAAGTTCGAGACGTACGCCATTGCTCGGATTCGTGGCGCCATCATTGACGAGCTGCGGGCGCTGGACTGGATTCCGCGGTCGTTGCGGCAGAAGGCTCGGGAGATCGAGCAGGCTTCGGTGCGGTTGGAGCAGGAGTTCGGGCGGACGCCGAGTGAGTCGGAGATCGCGCGGGAGCTGGGGATCGGGCTGGGGGAGTTGCGGCAGATCTTCAGCAAGCTGTCTTTGGTGAACGTCGCGGCGCTGGACGAGTTGTTGGCGCTGCCGACGCAGTCCGGGGACCGGATTCCGCTGATGGAGACGTTGGAGGATGGCGACGCGCCCGACCCCGTGGCGCTCTTCGAGGTGCAGGAGACGCGGGCTTTGCTGGCGCGGGCGGTGAACTCGCTGCCGGAGCGGGACAAGACGGTGGTCACGCTGTATTACTTCGAGGGCATGACGCTCGCGCAGATCGGCGAGGTGCTCGGGGTCAGTGAGAGCCGGGTATGCCAGATCCACACCAAGGCCGTGTTGACGTTGCGGGGCAAGTTGTCGGCCAAGGAGTGA
- a CDS encoding tyrosine-type recombinase/integrase, which produces MDDAYRAALDRFEEDLRARRLSPHTVRGYVADLVDLFGFAERAGVAEPTQIGLDVARSWLAETAASGAARATLARRTAAARAWGRQASTPGLVRLVTPKPRSPLPAVLSQRQMTDALTTAADDAATHPHDPLALRDLAILEFLYATAARVSEVCALNLDDVDFTRRTARLSGKGGRDRTVPFGVPAERALHAWLAADARGAVLAAARANGARRAGAAAAAAVGWVGGGGGIQKTETEAVFLGARGSRIDPAVVRRLVHARLRATPNTPDTGPHGFRHTAATHLIEGGADLRDVQELLGHATLATTQIYTHVTAERIKARYAQSHPRA; this is translated from the coding sequence GTGGACGACGCGTACCGGGCGGCCCTGGACCGCTTCGAGGAGGATCTGCGGGCGCGCAGGTTGTCCCCGCACACGGTGCGTGGCTACGTCGCCGACCTCGTGGACCTGTTCGGTTTCGCCGAGCGCGCCGGCGTCGCCGAGCCCACGCAGATCGGGCTGGACGTCGCAAGGTCCTGGCTCGCCGAGACGGCCGCGTCCGGAGCGGCCCGAGCGACCCTGGCCCGGCGCACCGCGGCGGCACGCGCGTGGGGACGCCAAGCCTCAACACCGGGCCTGGTCCGCCTGGTGACCCCGAAGCCACGCTCGCCGTTGCCGGCCGTGCTCTCGCAGCGTCAGATGACCGACGCCCTCACGACAGCCGCCGACGACGCCGCGACGCACCCGCACGATCCGCTGGCACTCCGAGACTTGGCCATCCTGGAGTTCCTGTACGCCACAGCGGCGCGCGTCTCAGAGGTGTGCGCCCTGAACCTGGACGACGTGGACTTCACACGGCGCACTGCCCGCCTGTCGGGCAAGGGCGGCCGCGACCGCACGGTGCCCTTCGGCGTGCCGGCGGAGCGCGCGCTGCACGCGTGGCTGGCGGCCGACGCGCGCGGCGCCGTGCTCGCCGCCGCGCGCGCCAACGGTGCCAGGCGCGCTGGCGCGGCCGCCGCAGCGGCAGTTGGGTGGGTGGGTGGGGGAGGGGGAATCCAGAAAACTGAAACCGAAGCGGTCTTCCTCGGCGCCCGCGGCTCCCGCATCGACCCCGCCGTGGTCCGCCGCCTCGTCCACGCACGCCTGCGCGCGACCCCCAACACGCCGGACACCGGTCCCCACGGTTTCCGCCACACCGCCGCGACTCACCTGATCGAGGGGGGCGCGGATCTTCGTGACGTTCAGGAGCTCCTCGGTCACGCTACGCTCGCAACAACCCAGATCTACACCCATGTGACGGCAGAGCGGATCAAGGCACGGTATGCCCAGTCCCACCCGCGGGCGTGA
- the dprA gene encoding DNA-processing protein DprA: MTSLLAFPDTPNPDLTNPDLTSNPDLPANLEPTVTPGLTTTPDLSATVRLPRHPEAEPEPSSIADAAPPPQPQVQTQAPELSLLAPDSLFYASPSAPSQNDSAPSDIPKPSLLAPTSLFYAPADRTPPSSPDTPTGEPLLSPTSLYYASADRPLPPAQPNPEPAATAPPTAEPPTAEPPTPPASPTGGPPPHPPTSRRVPEPVLVTSEPHDPTAADRRARLVLHHASEPGDALLCRLVARFGAPTVATALLSGSAADLLSAHDEESAADRAALISRAHTLQTRCYRADPDADLAVSEKTGARYVIPADDAWPTALDDLGDAAPLGMWFLGTADLVAASRRGVSIVGARIATGYGMHVAGELAAGLAERGWAIISGAARGIDGAAHRGALAARGVTVAALACGIDLVYPAGHEALIGAIASEGLVLSELPPGTAVSRFRFLDRNRVIAALGLGTVVVEAAARSGSLVTARLADSLGRPVLAVPGPVTSEASEGTHQLIRDGALLVTRAAEVVEHLGDLGADLAEPTTTARTSSRRPRDSLDPIAARVLDALPIAGRGTLDTVEAALAAGLEPRAVHAALGRLTTAGWVDRDERGWCARLLP; the protein is encoded by the coding sequence ATGACCTCCCTGCTCGCCTTCCCCGACACCCCGAACCCCGACCTGACGAACCCTGACCTGACCTCGAATCCTGATCTGCCGGCGAACCTGGAACCGACAGTGACCCCCGGCCTCACCACGACCCCAGACCTGTCGGCCACCGTCAGACTGCCCCGCCACCCCGAAGCCGAGCCGGAGCCTTCCTCGATCGCCGACGCCGCCCCACCACCGCAACCGCAAGTGCAAACGCAAGCTCCAGAACTCTCGCTCCTCGCCCCCGACTCGCTCTTCTACGCGAGTCCCAGCGCCCCATCCCAGAACGACTCAGCGCCCTCAGATATCCCGAAGCCCTCGCTCCTCGCCCCGACTTCCCTCTTCTACGCACCAGCCGACCGCACCCCGCCGTCGTCCCCTGACACCCCCACCGGCGAGCCGCTCCTCTCGCCGACCTCGCTCTACTACGCGTCCGCCGACCGCCCGCTGCCCCCGGCACAGCCGAACCCTGAGCCGGCCGCCACCGCACCGCCTACCGCCGAACCGCCCACCGCCGAACCCCCGACCCCACCCGCGTCACCCACCGGCGGACCGCCACCTCACCCACCCACATCTCGCCGTGTGCCCGAACCTGTCCTCGTCACGTCCGAACCCCACGACCCCACCGCCGCCGACCGCCGCGCACGCCTCGTGCTCCATCACGCCTCCGAACCCGGCGACGCGCTGCTCTGCCGCCTCGTCGCACGCTTCGGCGCCCCGACCGTCGCCACCGCGCTCCTGTCCGGAAGCGCCGCCGACCTCCTGTCGGCCCACGACGAGGAGTCGGCCGCGGACCGCGCGGCCCTCATCAGCCGCGCCCACACGCTCCAGACCCGCTGCTACCGCGCCGATCCCGACGCTGATCTGGCGGTCAGCGAGAAGACCGGCGCCCGCTACGTCATCCCTGCCGACGACGCGTGGCCGACCGCGCTCGACGACCTCGGCGACGCCGCCCCGCTCGGCATGTGGTTTCTGGGCACCGCCGATCTGGTCGCGGCATCCAGACGCGGGGTCTCCATCGTCGGCGCACGGATCGCCACCGGCTACGGCATGCACGTCGCGGGCGAACTCGCCGCGGGCCTGGCCGAACGCGGCTGGGCGATCATCTCCGGAGCCGCGCGGGGCATCGACGGCGCGGCGCACCGTGGAGCGCTGGCGGCCCGGGGCGTCACCGTCGCGGCGCTCGCCTGCGGCATCGACCTCGTCTACCCCGCAGGTCACGAGGCACTGATCGGTGCCATCGCCTCCGAAGGCCTCGTGCTCTCCGAACTTCCGCCGGGTACGGCCGTCAGTCGCTTCCGATTTCTGGATCGCAACCGTGTCATCGCCGCGCTCGGGCTCGGAACCGTCGTCGTCGAAGCTGCGGCCCGCAGCGGCTCGCTCGTCACCGCGCGCCTCGCCGACAGCCTGGGGCGTCCCGTGCTCGCGGTCCCGGGACCTGTCACGTCTGAGGCCTCCGAAGGCACCCACCAGCTGATCCGCGACGGCGCGCTCCTGGTCACGCGCGCCGCCGAAGTGGTCGAACACCTCGGCGACCTCGGCGCAGACCTGGCTGAGCCCACCACCACCGCCCGCACCAGCTCCCGCCGTCCCCGCGACTCCCTCGACCCGATCGCGGCGCGCGTCCTCGACGCCCTCCCGATCGCCGGCCGAGGCACGCTCGACACGGTCGAAGCCGCCCTGGCCGCCGGTCTCGAACCCCGCGCCGTGCACGCAGCCCTCGGCCGCCTCACCACAGCCGGCTGGGTGGATCGCGACGAGCGGGGGTGGTGTGCTCGCCTGCTTCCTTGA